The Pseudomonas baetica genome includes a region encoding these proteins:
- the hutU gene encoding urocanate hydratase, translating into MTTATTFTKHRDVEIRAARGNKLTAKSWLTEAPLRMLMNNLDPEVAENPKELVVYGGIGRAARNWECYDKIVESLTNLNDDETLLVQSGKPVGVFKTHSNAPRVLIANSNLVPHWASWEHFNELDAKGLAMYGQMTAGSWIYIGSQGIVQGTYETFVEAGRQHYNDNLTGKWVLTAGLGGMGGAQPLAATLAGACSLNIECQQVSIDFRLKSRYVDEQATDLDDALARIAKYTKEGKAISIALLGNAAEILPELVKRGVRPDMVTDQTSAHDPLNGYLPAGWTWDEYRARAKTEPAAVIKAAKQSMAVHVKAMLEFQKQGIPTFDYGNNIRQMAQEEGVENAFDFPGFVPAYIRPLFCRGIGPFRWAALSGDPQDIYKTDAKVKELIPDDAHLHNWLDMARERISFQGLPARICWVGLGLRAKLGLAFNEMVRSGELSAPIVIGRDHLDSGSVASPNRETESMQDGSDAVSDWPLLNALLNTASGATWVSLHHGGGVGMGFSQHSGMVIVCDGTDEAAERIARVLHNDPATGVMRHADAGYQIAIDCAKEQGLNLPMITGK; encoded by the coding sequence ATGACCACTGCTACTACATTTACAAAGCATCGCGACGTCGAAATCCGTGCCGCACGCGGCAACAAGCTGACCGCCAAGAGCTGGCTGACCGAAGCGCCGCTGCGCATGCTGATGAACAACCTTGATCCGGAAGTCGCCGAGAACCCGAAAGAGCTGGTGGTCTACGGCGGTATTGGGCGTGCCGCGCGTAACTGGGAGTGCTACGACAAAATCGTCGAGAGCCTGACCAACCTGAATGACGACGAGACCCTGCTGGTGCAATCCGGCAAGCCGGTCGGCGTGTTCAAGACCCACAGCAACGCCCCGCGCGTACTGATCGCCAACTCCAATCTGGTGCCGCATTGGGCGAGCTGGGAACACTTCAACGAACTCGACGCCAAAGGCTTGGCCATGTACGGCCAAATGACCGCCGGCAGCTGGATCTACATCGGCAGCCAGGGCATCGTCCAGGGCACCTACGAAACCTTCGTTGAGGCCGGCCGTCAGCACTACAACGACAACCTCACCGGCAAGTGGGTCCTGACCGCCGGTCTGGGCGGCATGGGTGGCGCTCAGCCTCTGGCCGCGACCCTGGCCGGTGCTTGCTCGCTGAACATCGAATGCCAGCAGGTCAGCATCGATTTCCGCCTGAAAAGCCGTTACGTCGATGAGCAAGCCACCGACCTCGACGACGCCCTGGCGCGTATCGCCAAGTACACCAAAGAAGGCAAAGCGATCTCCATCGCGTTGCTGGGCAACGCTGCGGAAATCCTGCCGGAACTGGTCAAGCGCGGCGTACGCCCGGACATGGTCACCGACCAGACCAGCGCCCACGACCCACTCAACGGCTACCTGCCGGCCGGCTGGACCTGGGACGAATACCGCGCCCGCGCCAAGACCGAACCGGCCGCTGTGATCAAGGCTGCCAAGCAGTCGATGGCCGTGCACGTCAAAGCGATGCTGGAATTCCAGAAGCAAGGTATCCCGACTTTCGACTACGGCAACAACATCCGTCAGATGGCGCAGGAAGAAGGCGTCGAAAACGCATTCGACTTCCCAGGCTTCGTACCGGCCTATATCCGTCCGCTGTTCTGCCGTGGCATCGGCCCGTTCCGTTGGGCGGCGCTGTCGGGTGATCCACAAGACATCTACAAAACCGACGCCAAGGTCAAAGAACTGATCCCGGACGACGCGCACCTGCACAACTGGCTGGACATGGCCCGCGAGCGCATCAGCTTCCAGGGTCTGCCGGCGCGTATCTGCTGGGTCGGTCTGGGCCTGCGCGCCAAGCTCGGTCTGGCATTCAACGAAATGGTCCGCAGCGGCGAGCTGTCGGCGCCGATCGTGATCGGTCGTGACCACCTCGACTCCGGCTCGGTCGCCAGCCCGAACCGCGAAACCGAATCGATGCAGGACGGGTCCGACGCTGTGTCCGACTGGCCACTGCTCAACGCTCTGCTCAATACCGCGAGCGGCGCGACCTGGGTGTCCCTGCACCACGGCGGCGGCGTCGGCATGGGCTTCTCCCAGCACTCGGGCATGGTGATCGTGTGCGACGGTACCGACGAAGCGGCCGAGCGAATCGCCCGTGTCCTGCACAACGACCCGGCCACTGGGGTCATGCGTCACGCCGATGCCGGTTACCAGATCGCCATCGATTGCGCCAAGGAGCAGGGTCTGAACCTGCCGATGATTACCGGCAAATAA
- a CDS encoding HutD/Ves family protein — protein MSEVKVLRAEGYPRMPWKNGGGSTEEITRDAGAGLDGFGWRLSIADIAESGGFSTFAGYQRVITVLQGDGMTLCVDGDDTRPLLPLDPFAFSGESQVSCTLLGGAIRDFNLIYAPQRYSARLQWLDGEQRFFSSAGTVLVFSVSELLQVQVGDSVAQLGRHDCLQLDGNNGLVEVSINAACCVIELTAR, from the coding sequence ATGAGTGAAGTGAAGGTTTTACGCGCTGAAGGTTACCCGCGCATGCCGTGGAAAAACGGCGGTGGCAGCACTGAGGAAATCACTCGTGATGCCGGTGCAGGGCTGGATGGTTTCGGCTGGCGCCTGTCGATTGCCGACATCGCTGAGTCGGGCGGATTTTCGACTTTCGCCGGTTACCAGCGGGTGATCACCGTGTTGCAGGGTGACGGCATGACCCTGTGCGTCGATGGCGACGACACGCGGCCGCTGTTACCGCTCGACCCTTTCGCCTTCAGCGGGGAGAGCCAGGTTTCCTGCACGCTGCTCGGCGGTGCGATTCGCGACTTCAATCTGATCTACGCGCCGCAGCGTTACAGCGCGCGCTTGCAGTGGCTGGACGGTGAACAGCGATTCTTCAGCTCGGCGGGGACGGTGCTGGTGTTCAGTGTCAGTGAGCTGCTGCAAGTGCAGGTGGGTGACAGTGTTGCGCAGTTGGGGCGACATGATTGTCTGCAGCTGGACGGTAACAACGGACTGGTCGAAGTCTCCATCAATGCCGCTTGCTGCGTGATCGAACTGACTGCGCGCTAG
- the hutC gene encoding histidine utilization repressor: MGDSPAPLYARVKQMITQQIDSGNWPPHYRVPSESELVNQLGFSRMTINRALREMTADGLLVRMQGVGTFVAEPKSQSALFEVHNIADEIASRGHRHTCQVITLEEEAAGSERALALDMREGQKVFHSLIVHYENDIAVQIEDRFVNALVAPEYLKQDFTLQTPYAYLNQVAPLTEGEHVVEAILAEASECKLLQIEKGEPCLLIRRRTWSGRQPVTAARLIHPGSRHRLEGRFHK; the protein is encoded by the coding sequence ATGGGCGACAGTCCGGCGCCCTTGTACGCCCGCGTCAAACAGATGATCACCCAGCAGATCGACAGTGGTAACTGGCCGCCGCACTACCGCGTGCCGTCGGAAAGTGAACTGGTCAATCAGCTCGGTTTCAGCCGCATGACCATCAACCGCGCCCTGCGCGAGATGACTGCCGACGGTCTGCTGGTGCGCATGCAAGGCGTCGGCACGTTCGTCGCCGAGCCGAAGAGCCAGTCTGCGTTGTTCGAGGTGCACAACATCGCCGACGAAATCGCCTCGCGCGGTCATCGCCACACCTGCCAGGTCATTACCCTCGAAGAAGAGGCCGCCGGCTCCGAACGCGCGTTGGCGCTGGACATGCGCGAAGGGCAAAAGGTTTTTCACTCGCTGATCGTGCATTACGAAAACGACATTGCGGTGCAAATCGAAGACCGTTTCGTCAACGCGCTGGTGGCCCCGGAATACCTCAAGCAGGACTTCACCCTGCAAACGCCTTACGCCTACCTCAACCAGGTGGCGCCGCTGACTGAGGGCGAGCATGTGGTCGAAGCGATCCTCGCTGAAGCGTCCGAGTGCAAGTTGCTGCAGATCGAAAAGGGCGAGCCATGCCTGCTGATCCGCCGTCGCACGTGGTCGGGCCGTCAGCCGGTGACCGCTGCGCGCCTGATTCACCCCGGTTCCCGTCATCGTCTGGAAGGTCGGTTCCATAAATAG
- a CDS encoding formimidoylglutamate deiminase — protein MSAFFAERALLPNGWANNVRLEVSADGLLTQIQADSTADGAERLSGPLLPGMPNLHSHAFQRAMAGLAEVAGNPNDSFWTWRDLMYRLVGKISPDQLGVIARQLYIEMLKAGYTSVAEFHYVHHDTNGQPYADPAELALRISQAASESGIGLTLLPVLYSHSGFGGQTPNDGQRRFINSTENYLNLQSRLQPLLAQQKAQSLGLCFHSLRAVTPQQISEVLAASDKQCPVHIHIAEQQKEVDDCLTWSGRRPLQWLYENTEVDQRWCLVHATHANPEEVTLMAKSGAIAGLCLTTEANLGDGIFPAVDFLAQGGRMGIGSDSHVSLSVVEELRWLEYGQRLRDQRRNRLYGADQPMVGRTLYDAALDGGAQALGQPIGALEVGKRADWIVLDGNDPYLATASGDGILNRWLFAGGDRQVRDVLVNGQWVVRDGRHAGEEQSNRAFTQVLRELLG, from the coding sequence ATGTCCGCCTTCTTTGCCGAACGCGCGCTGCTGCCTAACGGATGGGCCAATAATGTACGTCTTGAGGTCAGCGCCGATGGCCTGCTGACCCAGATCCAGGCCGATTCCACCGCAGATGGCGCCGAACGGCTGAGCGGTCCGTTGCTGCCGGGGATGCCCAATCTGCACTCCCACGCCTTCCAGCGCGCGATGGCCGGGCTGGCCGAAGTGGCTGGCAATCCGAACGACAGTTTCTGGACGTGGCGCGATCTGATGTATCGGCTCGTCGGAAAAATCAGCCCGGATCAACTTGGCGTCATCGCCCGACAGCTGTACATCGAGATGCTCAAGGCTGGTTATACCTCGGTTGCCGAATTCCACTATGTGCATCACGACACTAACGGTCAGCCTTATGCCGATCCGGCTGAACTGGCGTTGCGCATCAGTCAGGCTGCCAGCGAAAGCGGCATCGGTTTGACCCTGCTGCCGGTGCTCTACAGCCACTCTGGTTTCGGCGGGCAGACGCCCAATGATGGCCAGCGCCGTTTTATCAACAGCACCGAAAACTACCTCAATCTGCAATCACGCTTGCAGCCGCTGCTGGCGCAGCAGAAGGCGCAATCGCTGGGCCTGTGTTTCCACTCGTTGCGCGCGGTCACCCCGCAGCAAATCAGCGAAGTACTGGCCGCCAGCGACAAACAATGCCCAGTGCACATTCACATCGCCGAACAGCAGAAGGAAGTCGATGACTGCCTGACCTGGAGCGGTCGTCGGCCGCTGCAATGGCTGTACGAAAACACCGAAGTCGATCAGCGCTGGTGCCTCGTTCACGCCACCCACGCCAACCCGGAAGAAGTCACGCTGATGGCAAAGAGTGGCGCCATCGCCGGCCTGTGCCTGACCACCGAGGCGAACCTCGGCGACGGGATTTTCCCGGCGGTGGATTTCCTCGCTCAGGGCGGACGCATGGGCATCGGTTCCGACAGCCATGTGTCACTCAGTGTGGTGGAAGAATTGCGCTGGCTGGAATACGGCCAGCGCCTGCGCGATCAGCGACGCAACCGTTTGTATGGCGCCGATCAGCCGATGGTCGGGCGCACGCTGTATGACGCGGCGCTGGACGGCGGCGCGCAGGCGTTGGGGCAGCCGATCGGGGCGCTGGAAGTCGGCAAGCGTGCGGACTGGATTGTGCTTGATGGCAACGATCCGTATCTGGCAACGGCCAGCGGCGACGGGATTTTGAATCGCTGGTTGTTTGCCGGCGGCGATCGTCAGGTTCGCGATGTGCTGGTCAATGGCCAGTGGGTGGTGCGTGATGGCCGGCATGCCGGCGAAGAACAAAGCAATCGCGCCTTCACCCAAGTCCTGCGTGAACTTCTGGGCTGA
- a CDS encoding lipocalin family protein, with product MKRLLLILFAGLVLAGCASSGVDPLAPKTVNSVNLKRYQGTWYELARLPMYFQRNCAQSEARYTLQPDGNMAVFNRCLTTDWEWEEAKGTAYPQVPGKTDKLWVEFDTWFSRLIPGVVKGEYWVLYVSDDYKTAIVGDPSRKYMWLLSRTPTVNGVVREELLSKARQQGYDTTRLIWRASDRQMAKTSN from the coding sequence ATGAAGCGGTTATTGCTAATCCTTTTTGCCGGCCTGGTACTGGCCGGCTGCGCCAGTTCCGGCGTGGATCCGTTGGCGCCGAAAACCGTCAACAGCGTCAATCTCAAGCGTTACCAGGGCACTTGGTATGAACTGGCGCGCTTGCCGATGTACTTCCAGCGCAATTGCGCGCAATCCGAAGCTCGCTACACCCTTCAGCCCGACGGCAACATGGCGGTGTTCAACCGCTGCCTGACGACAGACTGGGAGTGGGAAGAGGCCAAGGGCACCGCTTATCCACAGGTGCCGGGCAAGACCGACAAGCTGTGGGTCGAGTTCGATACCTGGTTCTCACGGCTGATTCCGGGTGTGGTGAAAGGCGAATACTGGGTGTTGTACGTCAGCGATGACTACAAGACCGCCATCGTCGGCGACCCGAGTCGCAAGTACATGTGGCTGCTGTCGCGTACACCGACTGTCAACGGTGTGGTGCGCGAAGAGCTGCTGAGCAAGGCGCGTCAGCAGGGTTACGACACCACGCGGTTGATCTGGCGCGCGTCGGATCGGCAGATGGCCAAGACTTCGAATTAA